In Treponema vincentii, a single window of DNA contains:
- a CDS encoding methyl-accepting chemotaxis protein has protein sequence MLKRFPLKARLSLTFGLLFTVSMVTINFISVRSSRLALERQAASHLITLAENQATIFEQTYIEKFRIQMETLARGSVVSNPNTPLSEKIEILKSEAEIAKKDGCLRMIVTDAQGNAYRTDGTTANAKNFEWFQKSIQGEFFLSTPYPSYKDGSLVCTIAAPIYGRDKAIIGTIATVYDGLKIYETIRNIKIGESGEVYILDKDGVTIADHDVALIYSQENAYVKSQSDKELESIGRFEHTAVQSTTSGSGSYKYKGAIKDAAYAKISTTGWTLITTDYRQKYMVAIRLIIIIDTILVTLVVCIIFVVSLGLSRALQKTATALKEIAQGTGDLTVSLPVKGKDELTDIARYFNETIGKIADAIRSIEANTADMEVTGTNLADNMLETASAIRQITATTETVKEKMINQAASVTETAATVEEIIRTIKQLNSSIETQVGSVAQSSSSIEQMVANIASIGQTLGKTDQIIKNFVSATGDGKAALVTSNAVTQKIAEESGSLMEASNVIQHIASQTNLLAMNAAIEAAHAGEAGKGFAVVADEIRKLSEDSAMQGKTITATLKSLTAEIETLSTSSKIVEGKFNLIFELAEQVKSMSNLLTAAMKEQEHGSKEILSAIKNINIVTTEVQAGSEEMLKGGEGAAHEMHTLDELTRIITNSMNEMASGAVQINNAVQEVNTMTQKNRESIARLANEVGKFKVK, from the coding sequence ATGCTCAAGAGATTTCCGCTTAAAGCACGCTTGTCACTCACTTTCGGTTTATTATTCACCGTTTCAATGGTAACTATTAATTTTATTTCTGTTCGCAGCTCCCGCCTTGCGCTCGAGCGGCAAGCAGCTTCCCATTTAATAACGCTTGCAGAAAATCAAGCTACGATATTTGAGCAAACATATATTGAAAAATTTAGGATACAAATGGAAACATTAGCTCGGGGATCGGTAGTTTCAAATCCAAACACTCCCCTGTCCGAAAAAATAGAAATTTTAAAAAGTGAGGCAGAAATAGCTAAGAAAGACGGATGCTTGCGGATGATTGTAACCGACGCCCAAGGGAATGCTTATAGAACTGATGGTACGACAGCAAATGCTAAGAATTTTGAATGGTTCCAAAAGAGCATACAAGGAGAATTTTTCCTCAGTACGCCATACCCTTCGTATAAAGACGGATCGCTTGTTTGCACTATAGCGGCGCCCATTTACGGAAGAGATAAAGCAATCATCGGTACAATTGCAACCGTATACGATGGGCTCAAAATATATGAGACAATACGGAATATAAAAATTGGAGAGAGCGGTGAAGTCTATATCTTGGACAAAGACGGTGTTACTATTGCCGACCATGATGTCGCACTTATTTATTCACAAGAAAACGCATACGTAAAATCTCAATCGGATAAAGAACTTGAAAGTATAGGCCGTTTTGAGCATACAGCGGTTCAATCGACAACTTCCGGCTCCGGATCTTATAAATATAAAGGGGCGATAAAAGATGCCGCTTATGCAAAGATATCTACGACGGGATGGACGCTTATTACGACGGATTACCGGCAAAAATATATGGTTGCTATTAGGCTTATTATCATTATCGATACGATATTGGTGACCTTGGTTGTTTGCATTATTTTTGTCGTGTCGTTGGGACTTTCCCGAGCGCTACAGAAAACGGCTACTGCCCTAAAAGAGATAGCGCAGGGAACGGGAGACTTAACGGTTTCACTACCGGTAAAGGGAAAAGACGAGCTTACCGATATAGCACGATATTTTAATGAAACAATCGGAAAAATTGCCGATGCAATCCGCTCGATAGAAGCGAATACAGCTGACATGGAAGTAACCGGCACCAATCTTGCAGATAATATGCTTGAAACGGCAAGCGCAATACGGCAAATTACGGCAACGACAGAAACGGTAAAAGAGAAAATGATCAACCAAGCAGCAAGCGTTACCGAAACGGCGGCAACCGTTGAAGAGATTATTAGAACAATCAAGCAATTAAATAGCAGTATCGAAACGCAGGTAGGCAGCGTCGCACAATCTTCGTCTTCAATAGAGCAGATGGTTGCAAATATTGCTTCGATCGGTCAAACACTCGGGAAAACCGATCAAATTATCAAAAACTTTGTTTCGGCTACGGGAGACGGGAAAGCAGCCTTAGTAACTTCTAATGCCGTAACACAGAAGATTGCCGAAGAATCCGGTTCGTTAATGGAAGCCTCTAATGTTATTCAACATATCGCCTCGCAGACCAACCTGCTTGCAATGAATGCCGCAATCGAGGCTGCCCATGCGGGAGAAGCCGGAAAAGGGTTTGCTGTTGTCGCCGATGAAATCCGTAAGCTTTCGGAAGATTCTGCAATGCAGGGAAAGACAATTACAGCAACGCTTAAATCCTTAACTGCGGAAATCGAAACACTGTCCACTTCGTCTAAAATTGTCGAAGGGAAATTCAATTTGATTTTTGAATTGGCGGAACAAGTAAAATCGATGAGCAATCTTTTAACAGCAGCAATGAAAGAGCAAGAACACGGTAGTAAAGAGATTTTATCGGCTATTAAAAACATTAACATCGTAACAACCGAAGTACAAGCCGGCTCAGAAGAAATGCTGAAAGGCGGAGAAGGTGCTGCACACGAAATGCATACACTCGACGAATTAACACGCATTATCACCAATAGTATGAACGAAATGGCTTCCGGCGCCGTGCAAATTAACAACGCTGTACAAGAAGTTAATACGATGACGCAGAAGAATCGAGAAAGTATCGCAAGGCTCGCAAACGAAGTGGGAAAATTTAAGGTCAAATAG
- a CDS encoding methyl-accepting chemotaxis protein has translation MVEEQEALQNFTDLVDKIVVKYNKGVVLDFVTQHSFQIIKSSMEQLEERFETILSVFEEIQKESSSSAANAVRVDNLLDTALGSRKTLQKEIHKRLDEIDEAASTAQITAASFETLKEHTGEVKAMVSDIQNISVKTGILAINASIEAAHAGKAGDGFRIIANEVRNLSTQTGTFAKMIETKMAELQSSVKSISESMSLFISLFSEFQKSFTGILANYDKNSETLDAAGFSLAEISSSIKEQDGSIHEGFNSLKAINEFLKETGAILDVVQTSHQHLGTLLQKKE, from the coding sequence ATGGTAGAAGAACAAGAAGCGCTTCAAAATTTTACCGATTTAGTAGATAAAATTGTCGTTAAATACAACAAAGGTGTTGTCTTAGACTTTGTAACGCAGCATTCGTTTCAAATTATCAAAAGCTCGATGGAGCAGCTGGAAGAACGGTTTGAAACTATCCTTTCGGTCTTTGAAGAAATTCAAAAAGAGAGTAGTTCTTCTGCTGCGAATGCTGTTCGTGTTGATAATCTGCTGGATACGGCGCTCGGCAGCAGAAAAACGCTGCAAAAAGAAATCCATAAACGACTTGATGAAATCGATGAAGCGGCATCCACGGCACAAATAACAGCTGCCTCGTTTGAAACACTCAAGGAACACACCGGAGAAGTTAAAGCGATGGTCTCTGACATCCAAAACATTTCGGTAAAAACCGGTATTTTGGCTATTAATGCTTCAATCGAAGCCGCTCACGCAGGCAAAGCCGGTGACGGTTTTAGAATTATTGCAAATGAAGTACGAAATCTTTCTACCCAAACCGGTACCTTCGCCAAGATGATCGAAACGAAAATGGCAGAATTGCAGTCATCGGTAAAGAGCATCAGTGAAAGTATGTCTCTTTTTATTTCGCTCTTTTCGGAATTTCAAAAATCTTTTACCGGTATTCTTGCCAATTACGATAAAAATTCGGAAACCTTGGATGCAGCAGGTTTTTCGTTAGCAGAAATCTCATCTTCGATTAAAGAGCAAGATGGCAGTATACACGAAGGCTTCAACTCGCTTAAGGCTATCAACGAGTTTCTAAAAGAGACAGGGGCAATACTGGATGTCGTACAGACCAGTCATCAGCATTTAGGTACCTTATTGCAGAAAAAAGAATAG
- a CDS encoding efflux RND transporter permease subunit: MKYGERYAYTVIAVIAVVTVFFGFMIPKINMDNELRHFFPEEHPSNIRFKQLTKDFGDQYAMDIVLETNEDTILRPDYIAAIKNISEELALLDNVVKVRSLTDIEFITAMDGALVVEPLLPERFSGTAAEIQAIKQKIFEWPHAYLGTIISDSFKGVQIVVTIASTSTPTEVSTLYNNTVEIVKRNLQTVNGVSYKIAGDPVLAEHAKLFMYADLRNLIPLITAVVLLCLFLSFKNIEGTILPLLAVLISTVWTIGTMALIGEPLTIVSSCLPVLLIAVGSAYGIHIVNHYYQHLETEPPIPSQERHRAIVAESLKGVRAPVLLAGITTIAGFISTITSPIKPLKSFATFSAYGIVIELVIAFLLIPALLILKPMSLVQKQQKKMQMHSTKQNARLAALGIKIDEKGMMHRIYLFFNRHRAGFIIMLLVIINLSIWGIYQLNIESAFLEYFLKNSEIREGVSYIDSHYVGSTGFSLVIDGKKKGALCDPEILKQMDGLSGFLTDNYADIGTILSFSDFIKRLNQVMHKDMQTEYSATAESADKGSQSGESFFSDAGSFFADSDTEQGSRIPAESSPDSLAVQTVSRAADTSPSFAARYRGKALTADDVMELFIAAYAQSGGKDVTLPEFIAALQKELNYNGAAYDEIPYDVSKYPVANREELKNLISQYLLLYSGSLDDLVDEQLEPSKTRMQIMMRVHDTGKIKAVIDAATQYAQQHFPEGYTLEASGLGELETAMTSMIIGSQISSLLLAIVIVFCILSLYYRSPFAGLIGAVPLGVSILMNFGIMGLTGINLDMVTSLVAAIAIGIGIDYTVHFMNNYHKERLRTDDLTAVTVNTLQLSGKAIMVNAASVGFGFVVLCFSRFVVLRFVGFLVAVVMLTGSVAAMTILPMLLNIFKPRFMAK, from the coding sequence ATGAAATATGGAGAGAGGTATGCGTATACGGTAATAGCGGTTATTGCAGTTGTTACCGTATTTTTCGGCTTTATGATTCCGAAAATCAACATGGATAATGAGTTACGTCATTTCTTCCCGGAAGAGCATCCGTCGAATATCAGGTTCAAACAGTTAACAAAGGACTTTGGCGATCAATATGCGATGGATATCGTGCTGGAAACTAATGAAGATACTATTCTTCGCCCTGATTATATCGCTGCAATTAAAAATATCTCCGAAGAGCTTGCGTTACTCGATAATGTCGTAAAGGTACGGTCTTTAACCGATATCGAGTTTATTACCGCTATGGACGGCGCCCTTGTTGTAGAACCATTACTCCCCGAACGGTTTTCGGGAACTGCGGCGGAAATTCAAGCGATAAAGCAGAAAATTTTTGAATGGCCGCACGCCTACCTCGGTACGATTATTTCGGATAGTTTTAAAGGCGTGCAGATTGTCGTAACTATCGCCTCAACGAGTACGCCTACCGAAGTCAGTACGCTCTATAATAATACGGTAGAGATAGTCAAGCGGAATTTGCAAACGGTAAACGGGGTATCGTATAAAATTGCCGGTGATCCGGTACTTGCCGAACATGCAAAGCTTTTTATGTATGCGGATTTACGCAATCTTATCCCGCTGATCACTGCAGTGGTATTACTCTGTCTGTTTTTATCTTTTAAGAATATTGAAGGAACTATTCTGCCGCTGCTTGCGGTGCTTATCAGTACGGTATGGACGATCGGCACGATGGCTCTTATCGGAGAACCGTTGACTATCGTTTCGAGCTGCTTGCCGGTACTGCTGATCGCCGTCGGCTCCGCTTACGGTATTCACATTGTCAATCATTATTATCAGCATCTTGAAACGGAGCCGCCGATCCCCTCACAGGAACGCCATCGCGCCATCGTCGCTGAATCGCTGAAAGGAGTTCGTGCGCCGGTACTGCTTGCAGGTATTACGACAATCGCAGGGTTTATATCCACCATCACCAGCCCGATAAAACCGCTAAAATCCTTTGCAACGTTCAGCGCTTACGGTATTGTAATCGAATTGGTTATAGCATTTCTACTTATCCCTGCATTGTTGATCCTGAAACCCATGAGTCTTGTGCAAAAACAGCAAAAAAAGATGCAGATGCATTCGACAAAGCAAAATGCGCGGCTTGCCGCATTGGGGATAAAGATAGACGAAAAAGGGATGATGCATAGGATTTATCTCTTTTTTAACCGACATCGGGCGGGGTTTATCATCATGCTGCTTGTCATTATCAATCTTTCGATCTGGGGCATCTATCAGTTAAATATTGAGTCGGCTTTTTTGGAGTATTTCCTTAAAAACTCCGAAATACGGGAAGGTGTTTCTTACATCGACAGTCATTATGTCGGCTCTACGGGGTTTAGTCTGGTGATCGACGGTAAAAAGAAAGGTGCGCTTTGCGATCCGGAAATTTTAAAACAAATGGACGGGCTTTCAGGTTTCCTCACGGATAACTACGCCGATATCGGCACGATATTATCGTTTTCCGATTTTATTAAGCGGCTTAATCAGGTGATGCATAAAGATATGCAAACCGAATATTCCGCGACCGCCGAATCCGCCGACAAAGGTTCGCAATCCGGCGAGAGCTTCTTTTCGGATGCCGGAAGTTTCTTTGCCGATTCCGATACCGAACAAGGCAGCAGAATACCGGCTGAGTCTTCACCGGATAGTCTTGCGGTTCAGACTGTATCACGCGCGGCCGACACTTCACCTTCTTTTGCTGCACGGTATCGCGGAAAGGCATTGACAGCCGATGACGTGATGGAGCTTTTTATCGCCGCGTATGCGCAATCGGGAGGAAAGGACGTTACACTCCCCGAATTTATAGCCGCACTGCAAAAGGAACTGAACTACAACGGAGCTGCTTACGATGAAATTCCCTACGACGTTTCAAAATATCCGGTTGCTAATCGTGAGGAATTAAAAAACTTAATTTCGCAATATCTTCTATTGTATTCAGGTTCGCTTGATGATTTGGTGGATGAGCAGCTGGAGCCGTCAAAGACCCGTATGCAGATAATGATGCGCGTTCACGACACCGGTAAGATAAAAGCGGTTATCGATGCTGCGACGCAGTATGCGCAGCAGCATTTTCCCGAAGGCTACACGTTGGAAGCCTCCGGCCTTGGGGAGCTTGAAACTGCAATGACCTCGATGATTATCGGTAGTCAGATATCCAGTTTGCTGCTTGCCATTGTGATTGTGTTTTGCATTTTGTCCCTGTATTACCGTTCTCCGTTTGCAGGGCTTATCGGTGCGGTTCCACTCGGCGTTTCCATTCTGATGAACTTTGGCATTATGGGACTTACCGGTATTAACCTCGATATGGTAACCAGTCTGGTGGCAGCGATTGCCATCGGGATCGGCATCGACTATACCGTTCACTTTATGAATAACTATCATAAGGAGCGGCTAAGAACGGACGATTTAACCGCCGTAAC
- a CDS encoding MBL fold metallo-hydrolase, producing MTSDANVRVQGKILYEDENHKFIWLGGETKYRKGAVQTMQYLIIDNGRGILLDPGGVHLFSQVVTAVSRFISVDKIDIIFFSHQDPDVSSGIALWLGITQAQIYISSLWLRFMPHFGIVDVSRMTGIPDKGMSISLTSGNKLRCVPSHFMHSPGQFSLFDERSRILFSGDIGAAVFEKEEDETLFIDDFQKHIPLIEPFHVRYMAANKIVKRWVEAVRLLNPSVIAPQHGAVYTDDKVELFLDWLSHLQCGIDYLDRLF from the coding sequence ATGACATCTGATGCAAATGTACGTGTGCAAGGCAAGATTCTTTACGAAGATGAGAATCATAAGTTTATCTGGCTGGGCGGCGAAACAAAATACCGGAAGGGCGCCGTACAGACCATGCAGTACTTGATCATCGATAACGGTCGCGGAATCCTACTGGATCCGGGTGGGGTGCATCTTTTCTCGCAGGTAGTAACCGCCGTCAGTAGGTTTATATCAGTAGATAAAATCGACATCATCTTTTTCTCTCATCAAGATCCCGATGTATCTTCCGGCATTGCCCTGTGGCTTGGTATTACACAGGCACAGATTTATATTTCTTCTCTTTGGCTCCGTTTCATGCCTCACTTCGGCATTGTTGACGTTTCGCGTATGACCGGCATTCCTGACAAGGGTATGAGCATTTCTTTGACTTCCGGCAATAAGCTGCGATGTGTACCTTCCCATTTTATGCATTCGCCGGGACAGTTTTCGCTCTTTGACGAACGTTCTCGTATCTTGTTTAGCGGTGATATTGGCGCCGCCGTATTTGAAAAAGAAGAAGACGAAACGCTCTTTATCGACGATTTCCAAAAGCATATCCCATTGATCGAACCCTTCCACGTTAGATATATGGCAGCCAATAAGATTGTCAAGCGCTGGGTTGAAGCAGTGCGACTATTGAACCCGTCTGTTATTGCGCCTCAGCACGGAGCTGTTTACACCGATGATAAGGTAGAGCTCTTCTTAGATTGGCTTTCTCATTTGCAATGCGGCATAGATTATCTTGACCGGTTATTTTAG